Proteins from one Arthrobacter sp. Soc17.1.1.1 genomic window:
- a CDS encoding GlsB/YeaQ/YmgE family stress response membrane protein has product MDIIAFLILGLLAGALAKLILPGKQGGGILITMILGVIGAFVGGFIGRAIFGTSGGSTFSFQSILFAVLGSLIVLVIYGAITKRRGSRV; this is encoded by the coding sequence ATCGACATCATTGCCTTCCTCATCCTCGGCCTCCTCGCCGGCGCCCTCGCCAAGCTGATCCTGCCCGGCAAGCAGGGTGGCGGCATCCTCATCACGATGATCCTCGGCGTCATCGGCGCCTTCGTGGGCGGCTTCATCGGCCGGGCCATCTTCGGCACGAGCGGTGGCAGCACCTTCTCGTTCCAGTCGATCCTGTTCGCCGTCCTCGGTTCGCTGATCGTGCTCGTCATCTACGGCGCCATCACCAAGCGCCGCGGCTCGCGCGTCTAG
- a CDS encoding DeoR/GlpR family DNA-binding transcription regulator, translating to MFAEERYRQISSLVSADGRVTVAGLSSRFGITKETVRRDLALLENDGVLRRVHGGAIAGSGATTHEPSLISRSGQHSPEKRRIAETALALAPETGAVVLDAGSTTGGLADLLVDEARPGLAVVTHSVPIAALVSGAGLSVELVGGRVRALTSAAVGSSTVAHFSRLRADIAFIGANGISAGFGLSTPDVDEAAVKTAIVRSARRVVLLADASKFDEETLISFATLEEIDALITDRAPRNALAAALADADVEVIVA from the coding sequence ATGTTCGCGGAAGAACGGTACCGGCAGATCAGCAGCCTCGTCTCCGCCGATGGACGCGTCACGGTGGCAGGCCTCTCCTCCCGCTTCGGCATCACCAAGGAGACCGTCCGCCGGGACCTCGCACTGCTCGAGAACGACGGCGTGCTGCGCCGTGTGCACGGGGGTGCGATCGCCGGCAGCGGCGCCACCACCCACGAGCCGAGCCTCATCAGCCGCTCCGGGCAGCACTCCCCCGAGAAGAGGCGCATCGCCGAGACCGCCCTCGCCCTCGCCCCCGAGACCGGGGCCGTGGTGCTCGACGCCGGCAGCACCACGGGTGGGCTGGCCGACCTGCTCGTCGACGAGGCACGCCCGGGGCTCGCCGTGGTGACCCACTCCGTCCCCATCGCGGCACTCGTCTCCGGTGCGGGCCTGAGCGTCGAACTCGTGGGCGGCCGGGTCCGGGCCCTCACGAGCGCGGCCGTGGGCAGCAGCACCGTCGCCCATTTCTCCCGCCTGCGCGCCGACATCGCCTTCATCGGCGCCAACGGCATCAGCGCGGGCTTCGGCCTCAGCACCCCCGATGTCGACGAGGCAGCGGTGAAGACCGCCATCGTCCGTTCGGCCCGCCGCGTGGTGCTCCTCGCCGACGCGTCGAAGTTCGACGAGGAGACCCTGATCAGTTTCGCCACCCTGGAGGAGATCGATGCACTCATCACCGACCGCGCACCGCGCAACGCCCTCGCAGCCGCCCTCGCCGACGCCGATGTGGAGGTGATCGTGGCATGA
- a CDS encoding DUF47 domain-containing protein, which yields MKLRLFPQENAGLELLSRMAQQLVLGVGTMSAILGASTQEYDRLSEELHQHESASTDLHFALLTSMRTSFINPLPREDLYALSRLLNEAIEKLDGAGELIALYKLNKLSRRAADQLEVINRQAELTATAMQRLNSMEDLEEYWIEILRLARRAERTHRSWCAELLNDHKPLVYARHRDVANQLVDVTKDIRRVATQVGSILVKES from the coding sequence GTGAAACTACGCCTCTTCCCGCAGGAGAACGCTGGGCTGGAACTGCTCTCCCGCATGGCGCAGCAACTCGTCCTCGGCGTCGGGACGATGTCCGCCATCCTCGGCGCCTCCACCCAGGAGTACGACCGCCTCTCCGAGGAGCTGCACCAGCACGAATCGGCCTCGACGGACCTGCACTTCGCGCTCCTGACGTCCATGCGGACGTCCTTCATCAACCCCCTGCCCCGCGAGGACCTCTACGCGCTGTCCCGCCTGCTCAACGAGGCCATCGAGAAGCTCGACGGCGCGGGAGAGCTCATCGCGCTGTACAAGCTGAACAAGCTCAGCCGGCGGGCCGCCGACCAGCTCGAGGTCATCAACCGGCAGGCCGAGCTGACCGCGACCGCCATGCAGCGGCTCAACTCCATGGAGGATCTCGAGGAGTACTGGATCGAGATCCTGCGCCTGGCACGGCGTGCCGAACGTACCCATCGCAGCTGGTGCGCGGAGCTCCTGAACGATCACAAGCCGCTCGTGTACGCGCGGCACCGGGACGTGGCGAACCAGCTGGTCGACGTCACCAAGGACATCCGGCGGGTAGCCACCCAGGTGGGCAGCATCCTCGTCAAGGAATCGTAG
- a CDS encoding HPr family phosphocarrier protein encodes MAERKATVASRVGLHARPASIFAEAAGELPLEVTIAMDGEPAEEAMDASSILSLMSLGASHGDVIVLRAEGDGAEDALESLARIIETDHDAE; translated from the coding sequence ATGGCAGAACGCAAGGCAACCGTCGCGAGTCGCGTGGGACTGCACGCCCGTCCGGCCTCCATCTTCGCGGAGGCCGCCGGTGAACTCCCCCTCGAGGTCACCATCGCCATGGACGGCGAGCCCGCCGAGGAGGCGATGGACGCCTCCAGCATCCTGTCCCTCATGAGCCTCGGCGCCTCGCACGGCGACGTGATCGTGCTGCGCGCCGAGGGCGACGGCGCCGAGGACGCGCTCGAATCGCTCGCACGCATCATCGAGACGGACCACGACGCCGAGTAG
- a CDS encoding inorganic phosphate transporter, translating into MEPFLLGTVIIAAGGFAFLNGFHDVSNSVATAVRTRALTPTIAVLLAALFNLVGALLSTSLALFFTDAGFGLPSGTTGLGILLAALLAAGAWGVFTWYRGKPSSSTHALLGGVLGAGGASQLTDGPAMSGAGEALLLQIVLPLVLSPIVAYLLAYAAVFPATWLLRHRSPGGVNRGNRMAQSVLAGAFALGHGLQDGQRTMAIILLALVGSGYATGSDMPLWVQVFAAVLLSAGSLLGGWRITHTLGHRLVHIDPLRGMTAQGVSSAMLFIGAISLHFPLSSTHTMTSAIVGAGANQRFSSVQRPQVARILGVWLGTAPATALLGAVFLLALSPLL; encoded by the coding sequence GTGGAGCCCTTCCTCCTCGGCACGGTGATCATCGCCGCGGGCGGTTTCGCGTTCCTCAACGGCTTCCACGACGTCTCGAACTCCGTCGCCACCGCGGTCCGGACCCGCGCCCTCACCCCGACCATCGCCGTCCTGCTCGCTGCCCTGTTCAACCTCGTCGGCGCACTGCTCAGCACCTCGCTGGCCCTCTTCTTCACGGACGCCGGCTTCGGGCTCCCCTCCGGCACCACCGGTCTGGGCATCCTCCTCGCGGCGCTGCTGGCGGCCGGCGCCTGGGGCGTGTTCACCTGGTACCGCGGCAAGCCCTCGTCCTCCACCCATGCCCTGCTCGGCGGGGTCCTCGGCGCCGGCGGGGCGTCGCAGCTGACCGACGGTCCGGCGATGAGCGGTGCGGGCGAGGCACTCCTGCTGCAGATCGTGCTGCCCCTCGTGCTCTCCCCGATCGTCGCCTACCTCCTGGCGTACGCCGCGGTTTTCCCGGCCACCTGGCTGCTGCGGCACCGCTCGCCCGGGGGCGTGAACCGGGGCAACCGGATGGCGCAGTCCGTCCTGGCCGGGGCCTTCGCCCTCGGGCACGGGCTCCAGGACGGGCAGCGGACCATGGCGATCATCCTGCTGGCACTGGTCGGCTCCGGCTACGCCACGGGCTCGGACATGCCGCTGTGGGTGCAGGTCTTCGCCGCCGTCCTCCTGAGCGCGGGATCACTCCTCGGCGGGTGGCGCATCACGCACACCCTCGGTCACCGGCTGGTGCACATCGACCCGCTGCGCGGGATGACGGCCCAGGGGGTGAGCTCGGCGATGCTGTTCATCGGTGCCATCTCGCTGCACTTCCCGCTCTCGAGCACGCACACCATGACCTCGGCGATCGTCGGGGCCGGGGCGAACCAGCGCTTCTCCTCGGTCCAGCGGCCTCAGGTGGCGCGCATCCTGGGCGTCTGGCTCGGAACGGCACCGGCCACGGCCCTGCTGGGCGCCGTCTTCCTCCTGGCCCTGAGCCCGCTGCTGTAG
- a CDS encoding ZIP family metal transporter — translation MPLWLQAFAWGAVAGGALLIGCAIAWKWKVPPRTVSFVMAFGAGVLISALAFELVAEAQETGGLVPTALGFLVGAVTYVGANAALARKGAQHRKRSGGQQPSESDTAGSGNAIALGALLDGIPESVVLGLGLVAGGSVNPAVLVAIFISNVPEGLSSTAGMKTAGRSSRYVFGLWGGIALVSGLAALVGYALLDGASGVTVAFITAIAAGAILAMVADTMIPEAFEKQHLLTGLIAALGFLTAFVVHEVSG, via the coding sequence GTGCCACTGTGGCTGCAAGCATTCGCCTGGGGTGCCGTCGCGGGCGGCGCGCTGCTCATCGGGTGCGCCATCGCCTGGAAGTGGAAGGTGCCGCCGCGCACCGTGTCCTTCGTGATGGCGTTCGGTGCCGGCGTGCTCATCTCGGCCCTCGCCTTCGAACTCGTCGCCGAGGCCCAGGAGACCGGAGGGCTCGTCCCCACGGCCCTCGGCTTCCTCGTCGGAGCGGTGACCTACGTGGGCGCCAACGCCGCCCTCGCGCGGAAGGGTGCCCAGCACCGCAAGCGCTCCGGCGGGCAGCAGCCCTCGGAGTCCGACACCGCCGGCAGTGGCAACGCGATCGCCCTCGGGGCGCTGCTCGACGGCATCCCGGAGTCCGTCGTCCTGGGACTCGGACTCGTGGCGGGAGGCTCCGTGAACCCTGCCGTGCTGGTGGCGATCTTCATCTCCAACGTGCCCGAAGGGCTGTCGAGTACAGCGGGCATGAAGACCGCGGGGCGGAGCTCGCGCTACGTGTTCGGGCTCTGGGGCGGGATCGCCCTGGTCTCAGGGCTGGCGGCGCTCGTGGGGTACGCGCTGCTGGACGGGGCGTCGGGCGTCACGGTCGCCTTCATCACGGCCATCGCCGCAGGCGCCATCCTCGCGATGGTCGCCGACACCATGATCCCCGAGGCCTTCGAGAAGCAGCACCTGCTGACCGGGCTCATCGCCGCCCTCGGCTTCCTCACGGCCTTCGTGGTCCACGAGGTGTCCGGGTAG
- the pstA gene encoding phosphate ABC transporter permease PstA, with protein MAANQTLQRRQSQLTRGHLPSYAVWVVLAAAVILGAALSSLIGFSVIGWAVISAVVFVIAATIVTAVGEGERKAKDRLVTFLVYGAFLIALLPLVSVLWTVLERGVPGLNYNFLFTSMNGVTGAVDNQAVENGTPVLGGAYHAVLGTLQITLWATLISVPIGLLTAIYLVEYGSGKNLTKAITFFVDVMTGIPSIVAGLFAAALFALLFGPGTRTGFVAAVALSVLMIPVVVRSTEEMLKIVPNELREASYALGVRKWRTITNVVIPTAISGIASGVTLSIARVIGETAPILVTAGFASSINWNVFSGWMSTLPTFIYYQILTPTSPTAPDPSTQRAWAAALLLILMVMLLNLVARFVARMFAPKTSR; from the coding sequence ATGGCAGCGAACCAGACCCTGCAGCGTCGCCAGTCGCAGCTCACGCGCGGGCACCTCCCCTCCTACGCCGTGTGGGTGGTCCTCGCGGCCGCCGTCATCCTCGGTGCGGCGCTCTCCTCCCTGATCGGGTTCAGCGTCATCGGCTGGGCGGTCATCTCCGCCGTCGTCTTCGTCATCGCGGCCACCATCGTCACCGCCGTCGGCGAGGGCGAACGCAAGGCCAAGGACCGGCTCGTCACGTTCCTCGTGTACGGGGCCTTCCTGATCGCGCTGCTGCCCCTCGTCTCGGTCCTCTGGACCGTCCTCGAACGGGGCGTCCCCGGCCTCAACTACAACTTCCTGTTCACGTCGATGAACGGCGTCACCGGAGCCGTGGACAACCAGGCCGTGGAGAACGGCACGCCCGTGCTGGGCGGCGCCTACCACGCCGTCCTCGGCACGCTGCAGATCACCCTCTGGGCGACGCTCATCTCCGTGCCCATCGGCCTGCTCACCGCCATCTACCTGGTCGAGTACGGTTCCGGCAAGAACCTCACCAAGGCGATCACGTTCTTCGTGGACGTCATGACCGGCATCCCCTCGATCGTGGCCGGCCTGTTCGCCGCCGCGCTGTTCGCGCTCCTGTTCGGACCGGGCACCCGTACGGGGTTCGTCGCCGCCGTCGCCCTGTCCGTCCTCATGATCCCCGTGGTGGTCCGGTCCACCGAGGAGATGCTGAAGATCGTCCCGAACGAGCTCCGCGAGGCCTCCTACGCGCTGGGCGTGCGCAAGTGGCGCACCATCACCAACGTGGTGATCCCGACGGCGATCTCCGGTATCGCCTCTGGCGTAACCCTCTCGATCGCCCGCGTGATCGGGGAGACCGCCCCTATCCTTGTAACGGCAGGATTCGCCAGCTCCATCAACTGGAACGTCTTCAGTGGCTGGATGAGCACGCTCCCCACCTTCATCTACTACCAGATCCTCACGCCGACCTCCCCGACGGCGCCCGATCCGAGTACACAGCGCGCCTGGGCCGCAGCGCTCCTGCTGATCCTCATGGTGATGCTCCTGAACCTGGTCGCCCGGTTCGTCGCCCGCATGTTCGCCCCCAAGACCAGCCGCTAA
- the pstB gene encoding phosphate ABC transporter ATP-binding protein PstB, which translates to MSKRIDVKDLNVYYSKFLAVEDVNINIEARSVTAFIGPSGCGKSTFLRTLNRMHEVIPGARVEGEVLLDGDNLYDSAVDPVTVRGQIGMVFQRPNPFPTMSIRDNVLAGVKLNNKRMSKSDADDLVEKSLSGANLWNEVKDRLGRPGSGLSGGQQQRLCIARAIAVSPQVILMDEPCSALDPISTLAIEDLINELKSEYTVVIVTHNMQQAARVSDKTAFFNIAGTGKPGKLIEYDDTTTIFNKPSIKATEDYVSGRFG; encoded by the coding sequence ATGTCCAAGCGAATCGACGTCAAGGACCTCAACGTCTACTACAGCAAGTTCCTTGCGGTGGAGGACGTCAACATCAACATCGAAGCCCGTTCCGTGACGGCGTTCATCGGTCCCTCCGGCTGCGGCAAGTCCACCTTCCTCCGTACCCTGAACCGCATGCACGAGGTCATCCCCGGCGCGCGGGTCGAGGGCGAGGTGCTGCTCGACGGCGACAACCTGTACGACAGCGCCGTGGACCCGGTGACGGTGCGCGGGCAGATCGGCATGGTCTTCCAGCGGCCCAACCCGTTCCCGACGATGTCCATCCGCGACAACGTGCTGGCCGGCGTGAAGCTCAACAACAAGCGCATGAGCAAGTCGGATGCCGACGACCTCGTGGAGAAGTCGCTCAGCGGCGCCAACCTGTGGAACGAGGTCAAGGACCGCCTCGGCCGGCCGGGATCCGGCCTGTCCGGCGGCCAGCAGCAGCGTCTGTGCATCGCCCGCGCCATCGCGGTGTCCCCCCAGGTGATCCTGATGGACGAGCCCTGCTCCGCGCTGGACCCCATTTCCACGCTCGCCATCGAGGACCTCATCAACGAGCTCAAGTCCGAGTACACGGTCGTGATCGTGACGCACAACATGCAGCAGGCGGCCCGTGTGTCGGACAAGACGGCGTTCTTCAACATCGCCGGCACCGGCAAGCCGGGCAAGCTCATCGAGTACGACGACACCACCACGATCTTCAACAAGCCCTCGATCAAGGCGACGGAGGACTACGTCTCCGGTCGCTTCGGGTAG
- a CDS encoding endonuclease/exonuclease/phosphatase family protein, which translates to MMRVLTHCCAGLLAASLLVTAAPAALAAPTADSLGVAPDSRSGNRQEVRFATYNASLNRLAAGDLVRDLGTPSNAQARAVAEVLQISRPDVVLLNEFDYVPGNRAADLFDENYLRVGQNGRAPLDYPYVYTAPSNTGVPSGFDLNNDGSVGGPDDALGFGAFEGQYGMVIYSRYPIETESVRTFRDFLWRDMPGALLPDNPATDARDDWYSADELAVLPLSSKSHWDVPVDIGGRTVHVLASHPTPPVFDGPEDRNGRRNSDEIRFWSDYVTGGDGASYIRDDDGGSGGLRRGERFVVMGDQNSDPLDGDSLPGSIGRLLENRLVQDPLPASQGATEAAALQGGANAGHGGDPAYDTADFEDRSGGNLRVDYVLPSRTLKVAGSGVFWPRAGTPGSELTGIFPFPTSDHRLVHVDVILNGTRQR; encoded by the coding sequence ATGATGCGCGTCCTGACGCACTGCTGTGCAGGCCTGCTGGCGGCTTCCCTGCTCGTCACCGCCGCGCCGGCCGCCCTGGCGGCGCCCACCGCCGACTCCCTGGGCGTGGCCCCCGACAGCAGGTCCGGGAACCGGCAGGAGGTGCGCTTCGCGACCTACAATGCGAGCCTCAACAGGCTCGCAGCGGGCGACCTGGTCCGCGATCTCGGCACCCCGAGCAACGCCCAGGCCCGGGCCGTCGCCGAGGTCCTCCAGATCAGTCGGCCCGACGTCGTGCTCCTCAACGAGTTCGACTACGTCCCGGGCAACCGGGCCGCCGACCTGTTCGACGAGAACTACCTCCGCGTCGGCCAGAACGGCAGGGCGCCCCTCGACTACCCGTACGTCTATACGGCGCCGTCCAACACGGGGGTCCCCAGCGGCTTCGACCTGAACAACGACGGCAGCGTCGGCGGGCCCGACGACGCCCTCGGCTTCGGCGCGTTCGAGGGCCAGTACGGGATGGTCATCTACTCCAGGTACCCGATCGAGACGGAGTCGGTGCGGACGTTCCGGGACTTCCTGTGGAGGGACATGCCAGGTGCACTCCTGCCCGACAATCCCGCCACGGACGCCCGGGACGACTGGTACTCCGCGGACGAACTCGCCGTCCTGCCGCTGTCCAGCAAATCCCACTGGGACGTCCCCGTGGACATCGGCGGCCGGACCGTCCACGTCCTTGCCAGCCATCCCACGCCTCCCGTCTTCGACGGACCCGAGGACCGCAACGGCCGGCGCAACAGCGACGAGATCCGCTTCTGGTCGGACTACGTCACGGGTGGGGACGGCGCCTCCTACATCCGCGACGACGACGGCGGGTCGGGCGGCCTCCGCCGCGGCGAACGCTTCGTGGTGATGGGTGATCAGAACAGCGACCCGCTCGACGGGGATTCCCTGCCCGGCTCGATCGGACGGCTGCTGGAGAACCGGCTCGTCCAGGACCCGCTGCCCGCGTCGCAGGGCGCCACCGAGGCAGCCGCGCTGCAAGGGGGCGCCAATGCCGGCCACGGCGGCGATCCGGCGTACGACACCGCCGATTTCGAGGACAGGAGCGGGGGTAACCTCCGCGTGGACTACGTGCTGCCGTCCCGCACCCTGAAGGTGGCCGGCTCCGGCGTGTTCTGGCCTCGCGCAGGCACGCCCGGTTCCGAGCTGACGGGGATCTTCCCCTTCCCCACCAGCGACCACCGGCTGGTCCACGTCGACGTCATCCTGAACGGCACCCGGCAACGCTGA
- a CDS encoding PTS fructose transporter subunit IIABC, protein MSDLITPELVTLDKDLGTERSSVIRYLAEQVAAQGRSTEVDGLYADALARENKTSTGVPGGIAIPHCRSTAVSEATLAMARLAPPVDFGAKDGPADLVFFIAAPDGADQEHLKLLSKLARSLIKKDFTASLRAARTPADVVALVNGALGLGDAPASTPEPAGAHAAGAAGVAATAGAGSRTSEAAATLGTAPGGTDTTGPALEHGASTDTKVRRLVAVTACPTGIAHTYMAADSLVAAAKERGIDLQVETQGSSGATPLDPAVIAAADAVIFAVDVDVRDKQRFAGLPVISAPVKRGIDEPGEMVEEAVAAASNPNARRVAGTAGGEQTDDDGGRDGIGSTLKRALLTGVSYMIPFVAGGGLLIALGFLLGGYLITETADVVVLENSLVNLPAGGLGEYLGAVAFKIGQLSLGFLVPALAGYIAYALADRPGIAPGFVAGAVAGFMGAGFLGGIVGGLLAGYVAMMIGRLSVPRWLRSLMPVVIIPLVASIVASGLMFLVLGGPIAAITVGLNNWLSGLTGTAAVGLGVILGLMMAVDLGGPVNKVAYSFAVAGLGAGSIDNQAPWQIMAAVMAAGMVPPLAMALATSLDRRRFTLAERENGKAAWLLGAAFISEGAIPFAAADPLRVIPASLLGSAVTGAIVMGTGVTSQAPHGGIFVFFAIGNVLMFILAILVGTVISALAVIALKRYATSKKSAAVAEPVAA, encoded by the coding sequence ATGTCCGATCTCATCACTCCGGAGCTTGTGACTCTGGACAAGGACCTGGGGACCGAACGGTCCTCGGTGATCCGCTACCTCGCGGAACAGGTCGCCGCGCAGGGCCGCTCCACCGAGGTCGACGGCCTGTACGCCGACGCCCTCGCCCGGGAGAACAAGACCTCCACGGGTGTCCCCGGAGGCATCGCCATCCCGCACTGCCGCTCCACGGCGGTCTCCGAAGCCACCCTCGCCATGGCCCGCCTCGCACCACCCGTCGACTTCGGGGCGAAGGACGGGCCGGCGGACCTCGTCTTCTTCATCGCCGCACCCGACGGCGCGGACCAGGAGCACCTGAAGCTGCTGTCCAAGCTCGCGCGATCACTGATCAAGAAGGACTTCACGGCCTCCCTGCGCGCCGCCCGGACGCCGGCCGACGTCGTCGCCCTCGTCAACGGCGCGCTGGGCCTCGGCGACGCCCCGGCGTCGACACCGGAACCAGCCGGGGCCCACGCCGCAGGTGCCGCCGGTGTCGCTGCGACCGCCGGCGCCGGGTCACGGACCAGCGAGGCCGCCGCGACGCTCGGCACCGCACCGGGAGGGACCGACACCACCGGACCCGCCCTCGAGCACGGCGCATCCACGGACACCAAGGTGCGGCGCCTCGTCGCCGTCACCGCCTGCCCCACCGGGATCGCCCACACGTACATGGCGGCCGACTCCCTCGTCGCCGCAGCGAAGGAGCGCGGGATCGACCTCCAGGTCGAGACGCAGGGCTCCTCCGGCGCCACGCCGCTGGACCCCGCGGTGATCGCCGCGGCCGACGCCGTGATCTTCGCCGTCGACGTCGACGTGCGCGACAAGCAGCGCTTCGCGGGCCTCCCCGTGATCTCCGCTCCCGTCAAGCGTGGCATCGACGAGCCGGGCGAGATGGTCGAGGAGGCCGTCGCGGCCGCCTCGAACCCGAACGCCCGCAGGGTCGCCGGCACCGCCGGCGGCGAGCAGACGGACGACGACGGTGGCCGGGACGGTATCGGCAGCACCCTCAAGCGCGCGCTCCTCACCGGCGTCAGCTACATGATCCCGTTCGTCGCAGGAGGCGGCCTCCTGATCGCCCTCGGCTTCCTGCTCGGCGGGTACCTCATCACCGAGACCGCCGATGTCGTGGTCCTCGAGAACAGCCTCGTGAACCTGCCGGCCGGAGGGCTCGGTGAGTACCTGGGGGCCGTGGCCTTCAAGATCGGCCAGTTGTCGCTCGGCTTCCTGGTCCCCGCCCTCGCCGGCTACATCGCGTACGCGCTGGCCGACCGGCCGGGCATCGCACCCGGCTTCGTCGCCGGCGCCGTCGCGGGATTCATGGGCGCGGGCTTCCTCGGCGGCATCGTCGGCGGCCTGCTCGCCGGGTACGTCGCCATGATGATCGGTCGACTCTCGGTGCCGCGCTGGCTGCGGAGCCTGATGCCCGTGGTCATCATCCCGCTCGTGGCGTCCATCGTGGCGTCCGGCCTGATGTTCCTCGTCCTCGGCGGACCCATCGCCGCGATCACGGTGGGCCTGAACAACTGGCTCTCCGGTCTCACCGGCACCGCGGCAGTGGGCCTCGGGGTCATCCTCGGACTCATGATGGCCGTGGACCTCGGCGGCCCCGTGAACAAGGTGGCCTACTCGTTCGCCGTCGCCGGCCTGGGCGCCGGCTCCATCGACAACCAGGCACCGTGGCAGATCATGGCCGCGGTGATGGCAGCCGGCATGGTCCCGCCGCTCGCCATGGCACTCGCCACGAGCCTCGACCGCCGCCGGTTCACCCTTGCGGAGCGCGAGAACGGCAAGGCCGCCTGGCTGCTGGGCGCCGCGTTCATCTCGGAGGGTGCCATCCCGTTCGCGGCAGCGGATCCGCTGCGCGTCATCCCGGCGTCCCTCCTGGGCTCCGCGGTCACCGGAGCGATCGTGATGGGCACCGGAGTCACCTCGCAGGCCCCCCACGGCGGTATCTTCGTCTTCTTCGCCATCGGGAACGTGCTGATGTTCATCCTCGCCATCCTGGTCGGGACGGTCATCTCGGCACTGGCCGTCATCGCCCTGAAGCGGTACGCCACGAGCAAGAAGAGCGCCGCCGTCGCCGAGCCGGTTGCAGCCTGA
- a CDS encoding 1-phosphofructokinase family hexose kinase, producing the protein MILTLTANPSIDRTVAIGAPLTRGAVQRATHVVQEAGGKGVNVSRALAMSGTRTLAVLPGDDDDPVLTGLRSVSVPFRNLPIGAALRINTAITEPDGTTTKINEPGPELSAEHLEDLLAVVVAESDGADWLVLAGSLPPGIPPTFYTRVTAAVRATYGSAAPRVAIDSSGEPLIEAAAGLPAPDLLKPNAEELSELTGIGTGDELEQDFELAAKACAVLITAGVGAVLATLGSKGALLVTNAGAWHAVHPPVTARSTVGAGDSALAGYLLAHSAGELPENCLRQAVAHGSAAAALPGSTVPSLDQTTPGVVVVTPLMVTLPVIEPSATGPTAGSLAQEEI; encoded by the coding sequence ATGATCCTGACCCTCACCGCGAACCCCAGCATCGACCGCACCGTCGCCATCGGCGCGCCGCTCACCCGCGGCGCCGTGCAGCGTGCCACCCACGTGGTGCAGGAGGCGGGCGGCAAGGGCGTGAACGTCAGCCGCGCACTCGCCATGTCCGGCACCCGCACCCTCGCCGTCCTGCCGGGCGACGACGACGACCCCGTGCTCACGGGCCTGCGCTCCGTCTCCGTCCCGTTCCGGAACCTGCCGATCGGTGCGGCCCTCCGTATCAACACGGCCATCACCGAACCCGACGGCACCACGACGAAGATCAACGAACCCGGCCCCGAACTCTCCGCGGAGCACCTCGAGGACCTCCTCGCCGTCGTCGTCGCCGAGAGCGACGGCGCGGACTGGCTGGTCCTCGCCGGATCCCTGCCCCCGGGGATCCCCCCGACGTTCTACACCCGCGTCACCGCGGCCGTCCGTGCCACCTACGGATCAGCCGCGCCGCGCGTGGCGATCGATTCCTCCGGCGAACCCCTCATCGAGGCGGCCGCCGGCCTCCCCGCGCCGGACCTGCTGAAACCCAATGCCGAGGAACTCAGCGAGCTCACCGGCATCGGTACCGGCGACGAACTGGAGCAGGACTTCGAACTGGCCGCCAAGGCCTGCGCGGTGCTCATCACCGCGGGGGTCGGAGCGGTCCTGGCGACCCTTGGTTCCAAGGGCGCCCTGCTCGTGACGAACGCGGGGGCCTGGCACGCCGTGCACCCGCCCGTCACGGCACGATCCACGGTCGGCGCGGGAGACTCCGCGCTGGCCGGCTACCTGCTGGCGCACAGTGCAGGCGAACTCCCCGAGAACTGCCTGCGCCAGGCCGTCGCCCACGGATCGGCAGCAGCCGCCCTACCAGGCTCCACCGTTCCTTCCCTCGACCAGACGACGCCCGGCGTCGTCGTGGTCACCCCCCTCATGGTCACGCTGCCCGTGATCGAACCGAGCGCCACGGGGCCCACCGCAGGGTCCCTCGCACAGGAGGAAATCTGA
- a CDS encoding DUF6458 family protein, whose translation MRIGSSIFLIALGAILAFAIQAQVSFVDITLVGYILMAVGVIGLIASLLLAAPRRQNRVSESRSLVDPATGETVTRRETRDTGL comes from the coding sequence ATGCGAATCGGTTCTTCGATTTTCCTTATTGCACTGGGTGCAATTCTTGCTTTCGCCATTCAGGCGCAGGTCAGCTTCGTGGACATCACGCTCGTGGGCTACATCCTGATGGCCGTCGGCGTGATCGGCCTCATCGCATCCCTGCTGCTGGCGGCACCGCGCCGGCAGAACCGGGTGTCGGAGTCGCGATCCCTCGTCGACCCCGCCACCGGGGAGACCGTCACGCGCCGCGAGACGCGCGACACGGGCCTCTAG